Below is a window of Bacillota bacterium DNA.
CGTAAATCAGCAGGGTGATGTAGAAACGGCTGTAATCAAAGATGTAAACCAGAATGTAGCCCATTGCCAGCAACTGCAGGGTCATCCGCACGGTCGAGATGATAATCTCCTTTTCCTTCCTGATGCCCAGATTTCTGGTCAGGAACAAAAGGAGCAGGATGAACACATAGGCAGAAAGCAGGCGTAGCGGGCCGATTTGAACTATTTCGTTCATTGCTCAGGCCACCTCCTCAATGTCTGTGATTCTGCCGTTGTAAACGGTAACAATTTTTTTCCCCATACTTCTGGCAAGCGGTTTGGAATGGGTAACCAGCACGAGCGTTCGATTACCGGCCGCCAGGTAATCGTTAATATAGGCGGTGATTTTATCCTCCGTATCGTCATCGACTGCGGAGGTAGGTTCATCGAGCAGCAGAACCTCAGGCTCCATCAGGATTACCCGGATCAAAGCCAGACGCTGCTTCTCGCCCCCCGAAAGCGGTTCGGCATCCTCGTCGAGCTCCTTTTGTTGAAGGCCTACCTTCGCAAGCTCTTCAAGCAGCCGTTCGTCGGTCACCGGTTCTTTTTTGGCAAAAGAGAGGCCGATCAATAGATTATCCCTCACCGTGCCCGGAAAAATAACCGGAACCTGGGGCAGCAAAATCACTTCCCTGCGGAGCAAAACCGCATCGAGGTTTTTTAGATCACTACCCTTATAAAAAATTGAACCCTCGCTGTAATCAATCATATGGTTCAGCAGCTTCAGCATGGTTGTCTTACCGCTGCCGCTTTCGCCGACGATGCAGGTGGTTTGACCCTCATCGATGGAAAGCTCATCGACGCTAACAATATTTTTATAGCGCACATTATTTAACTTGAACACTGTTTACACCTCGCTGCAATAAATTTGCTCAGCTCTGCCTGAGTTCCCTGGCCAACTCTTCCGCCTTGGCCGTCGCTTCCCGTAATACCTTTTTACCAGCCGTAGTAATACGGTAGTACTTGCGAATCTTGCCGCCGACCAGCCGGTTGGTTTTGGTCAGCAGCCCTCCCGCCGCCAGGCTGTTCAGGATAGGGTAGAGGGTACCGGCGCTAATGTCATAACCGTGGCTTTTCAGCTCATCGATCATGAAAACACCGTAAACCGACTCCTTCTGAGCATGGTAGAGGATATGAAGCTGGATAAACCCAAGAAATAACTTCCGCAGGATCTGCTGTTTCATCAAAATCACCCTTAAAATAGAATAACGATATCGATATACGATATTATAAATCGGAAGAAAATACCTGTCAAACTAACGTGTCACGGGGACGGTTCTTCTGACACATTTCTTGTTGACTTCACCCAGTTCTTTGATAACAGCACAGAAAAGTCACTTCAGAACATCTCCCTGTGCTATATAGAAGCACTGAATCGCTTCAAATTATGAATCAGTGGTATAAATTCAGTTAGCAAACAATAGAATGTTGCATTCTAATTTATGAAATGATATTCTAAATAAAGCAACAAAATTATTGAAGATTTAATATGCTCCTATTAGACATTTATTACTTATATCAAAGTTATTTCAAGATTAATATAATAAAGGAAGTGTTTGACTTGGATACCGAAGAAAAAAATACAACTAAATATCCTGTCCATACTCTTGAAAAATCCTTGGAAATAATTGAAGCAATGAAGGAAGCTCCAGCAGGCGGAATAAGAATTGTTGATATCAGTAAAAAGTTAAATATCGGGAAAAGCACTATTCATCGTATTTTAAGCACACTGGCAGCTTATGGTTATGTTGAGAAATGCTCCGAAGGCAGAAAATACCGTTTGGGTTGGAAACTATTTGAGATTGGCAGCCTGATACCACGACAGCGAAACCTCAATAATATTGATATGATTATCCTCGAAGAACTTAGCGATAAGTGTGAAGCAACGGTGAATCTGGGTATCAGGATAAATGATAAGGTTGCAATTATAGCAAAAGTCGATCCGCAGAAAATTCCTTTCAAAGCAGGACCGTATCTCGGAGAACAAGAACCACTTCATGCAACAGCTCTGGGCAAGATACTTATATCTGAACTTGATGATGACAAGATAAAAAGTATTTTTAAAAGTCCAGAACTGGTTAAGTATACCAACAACACAATAGATTCACTCAGGAAGTTGCGGGATGTTTTAGCCCGGGTTCGAGAACAAGGCTACGCGGTAGACCAGGAAGAGCTGTGCGAAGGAATTTCGTGTATTGCTATGCCAATTCGAAACTACGAACAGAATATAGTCGCTGCGCTAAGTGTTAGTGGTCCGTCTTTCCGGTTTAATTTCAATAAGATTGCAGAAATAAAGCAAGATCAACAAAACGCATGCGTAGAAATATCACGTTTTTTCGGCGCTCATTAAAAGGTCCCTTCATGCATTAAAAATATCAATTAATTTGCTTCAACCAGTTATTAAAGTTGGTTGAAGTATATTTTTAGTGTAGCAAGTTCTGTTATATGGAACATCATTGTTTTATTTAAAATTTTTTTGAAATCTGGCAGGACAATCATATTTTTTGTAGAATCAATCAAAAAAAACAAACATATATTACCTTATTTCAACTATCGTTAAATCTATATTACCTCTAATTACTGCTCCATTACTATTGTTCTATTATGCGAAACAGAGTTTTTGTAATCTATCGCCTTCCATCTACGGTAACGTTATTTCTACCAACTCTAGTTTAATTACTATCAATCACTGCTCGTTTAATTTGTTCATTAAACATTCTATTAGATCTATTACGTCGAGATTAATTCAACATGCCTATAGAATGAAAGGGGACAACAGCGTGGCTGATATAAGAAAAGCTGTCAATGAGGTGTCTGAAGAGGTTTTAATGCTCAGGCGCGATATCCATGCTCACCCCGAGCTAGGGTTTGAAGAACACCGGACAGCAGAATTGATTGAAAAATATCTCCAGAAACTGGGTATCTCAACCAATCGATTTGCCAAGACAGGAGTGGTCGGATTAATTGAAGGCACCCAGAAAGATCAGGTTTTGATGCTGCGTGCCGATATGGACGCGCTACCGATCGAAGAAGAAAATGATTTAAGTTATCGCTCTCAGAATCCTGGCATTATGCATGCCTGCGGACACGATGCACATACTGCCATGCTGCTGGGAGCAGCTAAAATCCTCAATCAAATGAAAAGTCAGCTTTCAGGCTCTATCAAGCTTGTTTTCCAGCCCAATGAAGAATGTGCAGGCGCGCTGCGAATGATCGAAGAAGGAGTTCTTGATAACCCCCGTGTAGATACTGTTTTTGGATTGCATGTCTGGTCGCCCCTTCCAACAGGATTTTTCGGAATATCGGCCGGGGCAGTGATGGCCGGACTTGAGATTTTTAAAATTACAGTAAAAGGTGTTGGAGGCCATACCGGTTATCCAGAATCAGCAGTAGATCCGATTATAGCTGCTGCGGATATTATATTATCCGCTCAGCGTATTCAAACCCGGGAAATCAGCCTCATGAAGCCGACTGTTATCGTTTTCGGTAATGTTCATGGAGGAACCAAGGCCAATATTATCCCCGACACTGTAATGCTTGAAGGTTCTATCAGGACCCTCTATCAAGTAGGAAGTGAAGATAATCCTTCCAAACGACTTCAAGATCTCGCAGAAAAAGTTTCTGCTGCCCACGGTTGCAGCTGTAATTTTGAAAGTTATAAAGAAAATATCCCTCTGGTTAATAATCCCGAATTGTCCATGTTTGCTTCTGAAGTTGCAGTCAGTATAACAAATGACCAGCATAAAGTCATCCCATATTCCTGCATGGCCAGCGAAGATTTTTCGGAGTTCACAGCTCGTGTTCCGGGTGTCTTTGTATTTCTTGGAATCGGATCAGAAAGCAAAGGAACCCACTATCCGCATCACAACTGCCGTTTTAATATTGACGAAGATATACTTCCCGTTGGAGTCGAAATGTATGTAAGGTATGCCTGGCAGTTGTTAAATAACAGGGGGGTGTTAGCTGCGCAATAGTACTGACAGGCATTAGTGGAACACCGCAATGGAGATTTTTAAATTTTAGGGGGTATTAAAAATGAAAGTATTGAATGCAAAGTGGTTATTACCAATATTATGCCTTTTGCTGATTGTCGGTTTGATCATGGTTTCGGGCTGTGCAGCTGAAGCACCCGTTGATGAAGCTCCAGACGATGAACCAATCGATGTTGAGGACGAAGATGAAGCTGTCCTTGATCGCTTAATTGAAGCTAAACTTGCATCCGAAGAGATCGAGGGTGATTTCATGACTGTCTGGGCAGAAAATTTTGCCGATCATATGCTTGATTGGTCTAGCAGCATGTTTCAGCTTGATGTTTATCCTTACGGGACACTCGGTGATACCCGTGACATCAATGAACTTGCCCAGCTCGGAGTAGTGGAATATGTATTTTCCGACTTTGCCTGGATGGGCGCTTTTGTCCCCGAAGCTACTGTTTTTGGACTTCACTACATCTGGCCTGAGGAAAGACCATGGGAAGTAATGGAATGGGTCGTTCGCAATGGTGACAGCTGGCCGATTATCGTGGAAAGCTTCAGGCGTGAAGGTCTAGTCCCACTTAGTATTATGTTTGAAGGATGGCAATGGATTA
It encodes the following:
- a CDS encoding ATP-binding cassette domain-containing protein, producing MFKLNNVRYKNIVSVDELSIDEGQTTCIVGESGSGKTTMLKLLNHMIDYSEGSIFYKGSDLKNLDAVLLRREVILLPQVPVIFPGTVRDNLLIGLSFAKKEPVTDERLLEELAKVGLQQKELDEDAEPLSGGEKQRLALIRVILMEPEVLLLDEPTSAVDDDTEDKITAYINDYLAAGNRTLVLVTHSKPLARSMGKKIVTVYNGRITDIEEVA
- a CDS encoding IclR family transcriptional regulator; amino-acid sequence: MDTEEKNTTKYPVHTLEKSLEIIEAMKEAPAGGIRIVDISKKLNIGKSTIHRILSTLAAYGYVEKCSEGRKYRLGWKLFEIGSLIPRQRNLNNIDMIILEELSDKCEATVNLGIRINDKVAIIAKVDPQKIPFKAGPYLGEQEPLHATALGKILISELDDDKIKSIFKSPELVKYTNNTIDSLRKLRDVLARVREQGYAVDQEELCEGISCIAMPIRNYEQNIVAALSVSGPSFRFNFNKIAEIKQDQQNACVEISRFFGAH
- a CDS encoding PadR family transcriptional regulator codes for the protein MKQQILRKLFLGFIQLHILYHAQKESVYGVFMIDELKSHGYDISAGTLYPILNSLAAGGLLTKTNRLVGGKIRKYYRITTAGKKVLREATAKAEELARELRQS
- a CDS encoding amidohydrolase — protein: MADIRKAVNEVSEEVLMLRRDIHAHPELGFEEHRTAELIEKYLQKLGISTNRFAKTGVVGLIEGTQKDQVLMLRADMDALPIEEENDLSYRSQNPGIMHACGHDAHTAMLLGAAKILNQMKSQLSGSIKLVFQPNEECAGALRMIEEGVLDNPRVDTVFGLHVWSPLPTGFFGISAGAVMAGLEIFKITVKGVGGHTGYPESAVDPIIAAADIILSAQRIQTREISLMKPTVIVFGNVHGGTKANIIPDTVMLEGSIRTLYQVGSEDNPSKRLQDLAEKVSAAHGCSCNFESYKENIPLVNNPELSMFASEVAVSITNDQHKVIPYSCMASEDFSEFTARVPGVFVFLGIGSESKGTHYPHHNCRFNIDEDILPVGVEMYVRYAWQLLNNRGVLAAQ